The Larimichthys crocea isolate SSNF chromosome XII, L_crocea_2.0, whole genome shotgun sequence region GATGCAAAGTTGTGCTAAATAAGATTAGAACTTAAGTCAACTAGAGTAAGACTCAATTTATCAGCCCATATTATAATATCTGTTCTGAAATGCATCTTTTCTCACTCATGAGTCTTTTGTTTCATCTGGTTTTAATGCAGATTTATACTCGAAATTCTCTCCTCAGTGATTTCACAGATGTTTGGAACGCTCTGCTTCCCTCAAAGCAAAAACAGCCCGTCTGATGTTTAGAGTCTTCCTTTTCTTGCCGTCTTTTTCTCCCCACCTCTGGGATTCCTGGAGAGGTAGCTGGAGGTCTGGAATGATCATTACAGTGTGCCCCTCTGTAGTCAGGACAGATGATCTAACACATCTGGGACAGGGAGATGAAGGAAAATCCCCACTACACTGATCTTTTCAATATTCAGAGTAAACACCTGAGACATTTCTGGTATgtacaaaataatttaataatgtaaacaaacattggctcataaaagaaaaaaacactttctgaattttgtaaatctgcacacaTTAATGCAACTGTGTTCAATTTAAAACATCGCTGAGCAATAGCACTTAACTGTGAGTACAGCAGTAAATAAACTGCTCTCAaactgacatattttccagtTGGTGAGAGCTGTCTCTGCACCACTACTCCATGGGTGACTGAAAGATTGAAATAATGGGATCCTCATGGTTGGTCACCACAAGGACACTGCGGAACTTGTCAAACAGCGTCTTGAGCTGCGAGCGCCTCATGTTCTCGTTGTACATAATCTCTTCCAGGTGGTGATGTCCCCGGAAATAGTGAAGCAGCCTGAAAGCGGTCAAAATAACAAGCAGAAAAATTGGTTTAGCGCTACAGTTTTGCGGAATTATTAGCAGGGTAAATCAACCGTGTGACAGGACTTTTGCAGCTCTGAGGACATTTGTCATTACTGTGCAGTGtgtaacacacaacactgatttCTGGATTTAAAAGTTTTCTAGATATTCTATTTTTAACATGAGCACAACTAACACCTGGCAAACTATCTCAAGTCTCCAGCTAATTTTCCAATTAAATGTCCCAATTTTCTGTGAATGCAATGAAAATAACTATTTTCCGAACCACTGCACAAATATCTTATTATTTCCTGAGAAACTTTTAACATCGTCATAAAAATTTGTCCCAGCTGTTAAGGCGCCTTTAGACTGCTAGACAACAGCAATCGTCTAAGTTTACTGTAGGTCACACTGTGCAAGTCCGATAAAATTTTGATTGCCATCTGTGTCAGAGCACAGTGGTGTGTCAGACTGGTTATATTTAGCCATATTTTTTAGTCCCACCAACTGCTTTCTCATGtaggtttgtgtgtatgcacaaGAGCTGACCAATTTAttgcacagaaagaaaagcacattATATACATTAGACTTCTGTTACGAGCTTAATTACCTGGCAAACATCCGCAGATCCTCTGGATTCTGTGCTGCAGGGATGTTAAGAATAACCTGCCTCTCGTGCTCTGACAGACTGGCAAGCAGCGTCTCTGTCATCCTCTTGTTGAGTGGAGAGTCCCCACCGGGCAGTAGCTCTGCACTGGAGTTGTCCATACTGGGACTGGTTAGGGTCATGTCATCACTGCTGGCTacacacaggaagcagacagatCTATTAGGCTGTTACAACTCTAAGAGTTGGGCACAGGAGAGGGCTTATTGTGGACATACTTGGGGAGCCAAAGCTGAGAGCACTAGGGGTGCTGAGACTGCGGCCTCCCACTCGGGCAGCAAGTGGAGGGTCTTCATCCCTCAACCCAGGCTCATCCTCACTGGGTGGTACCAACAAGCAGACATAAGTGTGCAGCTGGATCAACAGGCGGCGCTGGAGCATCCACACCACCATCTGAATCAGCTGGGCCTGATCAGAAGCAGAGCAGCAAAATGCATCACAGCTGAGCACAGGATTATATTGAACAAGTGAAGCTGAGCACACTCATGACCCTAACCAGGCCAAATGTGTTGTAAATCAGTTGAAGGTAGCGTACAGCCTCAAAATAGAGCCAAAAACAAAGCGCCATGGCTTTGATCTTGTtctcatgaaaaatggagaCCGTTGGACACTGGAGCTGATGTCCCTTTCCATTTATAATTCATCAACGCTCAAGTTGCTCTGCCAAAACAAGATGGATTGGAGGAGAACACCAGATGGTTCTACTCTTACAATACAGTATCTAAATTTACAGTAACAGTCCTACTAGGAATTCactaatttcactttttttttgcttttaatttgcACATAAATTGTATTATTAGAGAAAACTCTTATATGTTTTAGTTAAACTAACTAAAACTAGACTATTTCACTAacataggtaaaaaaaaaaatctaagaaaaatatataatttacgTTGAAAACCAAAAGGGAtgtctcacttttctttttacagtaattcttaatattactattatttatttcctgttcttttctttttctgaaaaacattttaggaCCGGCCGGCTTAaggtacatacagtatatgtgtagTGTGCATGCGTTTTAGTGTGAAAGCGTAATGTTATTTGCTGTGTATCCTACCTCCTGTGCAGGAGCTTCCAGGGGGTTTCTGAACTCAGCCAGGGAGACAGGCAGTGAGAACTTGGCTAACATGGAGGGCAGATCATGACCAGGAAACTGCTGGGCAAACTGCTCAGCCAATGGTGAGTATCTAtccaaagacagagagatggaacACATTGTTCGAAAACACAGAGTTTTTCCATTAACACAGCTTCTTTGAATGTATTTTCCACAATGTTGTAAAAACGAAAGCTATGCTAAGTGCTGCCAATGGTCCAATCCAACAAATTTACAGGCTTTggaaatttgaatttaataacaataaagaacAGTTTTTGACACGTATATACTATAAGGCAATGGCCTGGCCATCATGAACACTCACAGGCTGATGTTGGCATGAGGAGACAGCATGTAGACGTTGTTTTCACACAGTGGGTAGATGATGATTGCTTTTCCCCAATAAACCAAGTGAGCAGCAATTTGAAAGATCTAAGAGGGAAAATTATTTGAAAACAATGTAAGTGAATAAAACTGGTCTAAATAATGTGCTTTGCAACTAAAAGTTTAAaggaagataaaaagaaaaaaagtcatgtaCTACTCAGAGTTCTGTTGTGTCAGATAAGCTTTGAATGTATATATCttgtccactagatggcagtaaGAAACCACAAATAACAACCTCTCTGGGTAAGCAGCTTTTACTTTTCTCATTTCagtctgtgtaaaatgaaaattaaatgaaaaaagtttCAAATTACAATACAGTCACCAAACTCATTATTTGTGATTTATGAATGAGAAAGATCAATCGTTGTATGCACTTGAATGAagaaatttaaagaaataataataaaaagtgctTCAAATTTTAAGATAAATGCCTTTTAAATTCAGAGATTTGGCTTCTGGTGTTGTAAAAAGCAGCGTTGAAGCAGGCAGTGTGATACCTGAAGTAAGGCCAGGTCAGCGTCCTGTGcaagctgctgcaggtttttcACTGCTGAGCAGGTTTTGATGAGGCGCACCATTGCAGGCGAGCAGTCCAGAGGAAGCTGACTCAGCAGTGCCTTCTCactttccagcagcagcagggcatgATAGGGTCTGGAGGATCAAACAACATATAATACAGCCTCTGAATCAGCATAACTAATTTTTAGAGATCAAGACTGTGACTTTGAAAGAAGCCAGAAGGAATCAGCTTTATTACCAGTCTGTACAACAGATCAGTAGGTGTTCTGTACATGgatatgacaaaaacaaaccgctctgattaataaaaaaataaaaacatctttcatgGCTTAGATGCACTTGCACTAATTTCACATTTGTATATTGTGTTCGGCttcaaaagacagaaagaaataaaaggagaaaagtTGACAACAACTCTGATGTAGCTATGCTGAAGTAACAATAGGTGGCAGTATGGTCCACAGAAAACTTTGCACGCTTTCTTTATAGGTTGTAAATAGTGAGTCAATAAGTTCACAAAATACCCTTAATCAGCTGTTAAAAACAGAATACTCCATTTGACATGAACTGATGGGGACTAAGTCGTCAGTTTCAAGGTTCTGAGTCTTCTTGTTGAGCGAGACGAGCTGTGGGTGAACAATGTATCTAACAACAGTTTAGGAAGGATTTTTAAAAGTACTTGAGATTTATGTATAGGCCTAGGcctataagtgtgtgtgttaaggttAAGGGTTTATCAtctcttattgttttgtttacccAAACAGGAGGACTTAGGATATTCTACCTCTCATATTCTGAGCTGACAATTCTCAGCTTTGCAGTTTTGCATGACTTGGAAAGTCATATTAACAAAATTAACAAGTATAAAATGAGGTTTTCTTAAATTTCTTAAATTTTCCTAAATTTCTTTCAAGTAATTTTACATAGTAAATTAAACTAAAGTGGttacgaaacacacacacacaaaaaaaaatatctttttaaatgttgtataCAAATATTTTATCTGTAACAACACGTGTGATAACACTCCCTACACTCCCTCTACACACTGGGTCCCACATAACTGCTGATTAGGGTGTTCCcaagtgtgtatgtatttttatagtgtatattattatttagtgaAACCAGGTACAAAAGTGTATAAGGCAGTGTCAATTTACTATAAGCAAGTTACTGCTAGTCAAATGAAAGATTCATAGAATATGGCA contains the following coding sequences:
- the nprl3 gene encoding GATOR1 complex protein NPRL3 isoform X2; translation: MANITTSFTHSELTSTQTHDLYCAAADSYATMMFNPSAGSPDDRKSMYSQPQNNVYKTGDKTSPISVILVSSGSRGNKLLFRYPFQRVAECPSSLTAKQRSPYALNTSGDGLEDQDGDSRFSDIILATILATKSDMCGKKFELKIDNVRFVGHPTLLQHPPIIQVSKTDPSPKREMPTMILFNVVFALRANADPSVISCMHNLSRRIAIALQHEERRCQYLTREAKLMLAVQDEITTMTETDGSPQSPFRQILPKCKLARDLKEAYDSLCTTGVVRLHINNWLEVSFCLPHKIHRIGGNYIPPEALERSLKAIRPYHALLLLESEKALLSQLPLDCSPAMVRLIKTCSAVKNLQQLAQDADLALLQIFQIAAHLVYWGKAIIIYPLCENNVYMLSPHANISLYSPLAEQFAQQFPGHDLPSMLAKFSLPVSLAEFRNPLEAPAQEAQLIQMVVWMLQRRLLIQLHTYVCLLVPPSEDEPGLRDEDPPLAARVGGRSLSTPSALSFGSPTSSDDMTLTSPSMDNSSAELLPGGDSPLNKRMTETLLASLSEHERQVILNIPAAQNPEDLRMFARLLHYFRGHHHLEEIMYNENMRRSQLKTLFDKFRSVLVVTNHEDPIISIFQSPME